Proteins from a single region of Paraglaciecola sp. T6c:
- a CDS encoding LPS translocon maturation chaperone LptM → MRRKTTFLLALISAFTLLTLQGCGQKKPLILPEKPQQNTSSQTTPTPSQDSQEGKQ, encoded by the coding sequence ATGCGACGTAAAACTACTTTTTTGTTAGCGCTGATAAGCGCGTTTACTCTGTTAACGCTGCAAGGCTGTGGGCAAAAGAAACCCTTGATCCTGCCAGAAAAACCACAACAGAATACGTCATCTCAGACAACCCCTACCCCATCTCAAGATTCCCAAGAAGGTAAGCAGTAA